Proteins from one Mycobacterium sp. SMC-2 genomic window:
- a CDS encoding MCE family protein — MTRSRARIGLAIGLAITLIAGFVVALRSADAADRTRITAYFDNANGLYAGDDVRILGVSVGKIDKIEPHPQHVKVEFWINAKYKVPADADAVIVSPSLVTARAIQLTPAYTHGLAMHDGAVIPQNRTAVPVEWDDLRTQLQKLTDSLQPTQPGGVSTLGALIDTTADNLRGQGANIRDTIIKLSQAFSALGDHSTDIFGTVKNLSIVVSALQSSTNLLKQLNTNLAGVTALFANEPNKVANAIRDLDTAVGDVQGFVAENRESLGTTSDKLASVTNAVVDSLDTVKEILHIGPNAFQNFTNIYQPAQSALTGIAAFSNFADPISFLCGAIQAASRLGAEQSAKLCVQYLAPIIKNRQYNFPPLGLNPFVGTAARPNEITYSEDWLRPDYVPPQPPSPPAAPPAGGAPLAADQGPPPGAGAPADIAPVTPPGAVATNPAQGLPGMMVPPGGDS, encoded by the coding sequence GTGACCCGCTCACGCGCGAGGATCGGCCTTGCGATCGGCCTGGCGATCACGCTGATCGCCGGGTTTGTGGTCGCGCTGCGATCCGCCGATGCAGCCGACCGGACCAGGATCACTGCGTATTTCGACAACGCCAACGGGCTGTACGCCGGTGACGACGTGCGCATCCTCGGCGTGTCTGTAGGAAAGATCGACAAGATCGAGCCGCACCCCCAGCACGTCAAGGTTGAATTCTGGATCAACGCGAAGTACAAGGTGCCCGCCGACGCCGACGCGGTCATCGTGTCGCCGTCTCTGGTCACAGCGCGGGCCATCCAATTGACACCCGCGTACACCCATGGCCTGGCGATGCACGACGGCGCGGTCATTCCCCAGAACCGCACGGCCGTCCCGGTCGAGTGGGACGACCTGCGCACCCAGTTGCAGAAGCTGACCGATTCGCTGCAGCCCACCCAACCCGGCGGCGTCAGCACACTGGGCGCCTTAATCGACACCACCGCCGACAACTTGCGCGGCCAGGGCGCCAACATTCGCGACACCATCATCAAACTGTCGCAAGCGTTTTCGGCGTTAGGCGATCACAGCACCGACATCTTCGGCACCGTCAAGAATCTGTCGATCGTGGTATCGGCGCTGCAATCCAGCACGAACCTGCTCAAACAGTTGAACACCAACCTCGCGGGGGTGACCGCGCTGTTCGCCAACGAGCCGAACAAGGTTGCCAACGCGATCCGCGATCTGGACACAGCCGTCGGCGACGTCCAGGGTTTCGTGGCCGAAAACCGTGAATCGCTGGGAACGACGTCAGACAAGCTGGCGTCGGTGACGAACGCGGTCGTCGACAGCCTCGACACCGTCAAGGAAATCCTGCACATCGGCCCCAACGCCTTTCAGAACTTCACCAACATCTATCAGCCCGCACAGAGCGCTTTGACAGGTATCGCGGCCTTCAGCAACTTCGCCGACCCGATCTCGTTCTTGTGCGGCGCCATACAGGCGGCATCGCGCCTGGGCGCTGAGCAATCGGCAAAGCTGTGCGTGCAATACCTGGCACCCATCATCAAGAACCGGCAGTACAACTTCCCTCCGCTCGGCTTGAACCCCTTCGTCGGCACGGCGGCGCGGCCCAATGAGATCACCTATAGCGAGGACTGGCTGCGTCCGGATTACGTTCCGCCGCAACCGCCCTCGCCGCCGGCCGCACCACCGGCGGGCGGCGCTCCGTTGGCTGCCGACCAGGGTCCACCCCCCGGTGCGGGCGCGCCGGCGGACATCGCGCCCGTAACGCCCCCGGGTGCGGTTGCGACAAATCCGGCCCAGGGCCTGCCCGGGATGATGGTGCCGCCTGGAGGGGACTCGTGA
- a CDS encoding MCE family protein has translation MKSFAERSPLAIGAIGVALTAGVMLAALQYDKLPFLSGGNKYEAYFAEAGGLHGGDAVQVSGFRVGQVSSVDLDGNKVLIKFNVDKKIRLGDRTEAAIKTKSLLGAKILEVTPRGEGRLKGAIPVDRTTAPYQLPDALGDLTTTISGLNTSQLSDALQTLAQTFRDTPPDLQVAVQGVARFSETLNRRDAQLRNLLANANKVTGVLSERTDQVVSLIANTNALLVQLRTESDALERLSGNISVLSKQLSGFVAENRATLRPALDKLNGVLTIVDNHKDQVKQSLKLLEKYAMGLGEAVTSGPFFKAYLGNLIPGQFLQPFINAAFSDLGLDPNVLLPSQRHDPHTGQPGTPPLPVPYPRTGQGGEPRLTLPDAITGNPGDPRYPYRPPLPAPPPGGPPPGPPAGYAPTPVPTTPGAPAEGGQ, from the coding sequence ATGAAATCCTTCGCGGAACGTAGTCCACTGGCCATCGGAGCGATCGGTGTCGCGTTGACCGCCGGGGTCATGCTGGCGGCACTGCAGTACGACAAATTGCCGTTTTTGTCCGGTGGCAACAAATACGAAGCGTATTTTGCCGAGGCAGGAGGCTTGCACGGCGGGGACGCGGTACAGGTATCCGGATTCCGGGTGGGTCAGGTTTCCAGCGTCGACCTAGACGGCAACAAGGTGCTCATCAAATTCAACGTCGACAAGAAGATCAGGCTGGGCGACCGTACCGAGGCGGCGATCAAAACCAAGAGCTTGCTCGGCGCGAAGATCCTCGAGGTCACCCCGCGTGGAGAAGGCAGGCTGAAGGGTGCGATTCCGGTGGACCGCACCACCGCGCCATATCAATTGCCTGACGCGCTGGGGGATTTGACCACCACGATCAGCGGTCTGAACACGTCCCAGCTGTCCGATGCCCTGCAGACGCTGGCACAAACCTTCCGGGACACTCCACCGGATTTACAGGTCGCGGTGCAAGGGGTGGCACGCTTCTCCGAGACGCTGAACAGGCGCGACGCCCAACTGCGGAACCTGCTGGCGAACGCCAACAAGGTGACGGGGGTGCTCTCCGAGCGGACCGACCAAGTTGTCAGCCTGATCGCCAACACGAACGCGCTGTTGGTTCAATTACGAACAGAAAGCGATGCGCTGGAACGCCTTTCGGGCAATATCTCCGTACTTTCCAAGCAGCTGTCCGGATTCGTCGCCGAAAATCGCGCAACGCTGCGGCCGGCGCTGGACAAACTCAACGGCGTGTTGACCATCGTCGACAACCACAAGGACCAGGTCAAGCAGAGCCTCAAGCTGCTCGAGAAATACGCGATGGGACTAGGTGAAGCGGTAACCTCCGGCCCCTTCTTCAAAGCGTATCTGGGCAATCTGATACCGGGTCAATTCCTGCAGCCCTTCATCAATGCGGCGTTCTCCGACCTGGGTCTGGATCCCAACGTGCTGTTGCCGTCTCAACGGCACGATCCACACACCGGCCAGCCGGGCACGCCGCCGCTGCCCGTCCCCTACCCACGCACCGGTCAGGGGGGCGAGCCGAGGCTGACGCTGCCCGACGCCATCACCGGCAATCCCGGCGACCCCCGTTATCCCTATCGCCCGCCCCTACCGGCTCCTCCACCGGGCGGCCCACCGCCCGGCCCTCCGGCCGGATATGCGCCAACGCCCGTCCCCACCACGCCCGGAGCGCCCGCGGAGGGAGGACAGTGA
- a CDS encoding virulence factor Mce family protein, which produces MRTRRRRVAAALVLSVLLMAVASGCGWRGVNSLSLPGTQGNGPGSFEIKAQLPDVTNIQQNSLVRVGDVNVGHITKIERQGWHALVTMRVNGGVNLPANATAKVGQTSLLGSLHIELAPPTDVAPKGRLHDGSLIPLSSGSTYPTTEQTLAAISTLLNGGGLAQVQDITRAFSTAFAGREKDLRNLIEQLDTFIAHLNKQTDDIIHATDSLNNLVGQFADQKPVMDRALRTIPDALSVLRDERDNLAQAVDQLGRFSALAAQSANLTKDALVKELHQLGPVLESLANAGPALTRSLSFYLTYPWPNETIDNWFRGDYANLTLIIDLTLSRIDSGIFTGTRWEGNLTQLEMQWGRTIGQMPSPYTAANPLIVPYHFDQGR; this is translated from the coding sequence ATGCGAACCCGCCGGCGTCGCGTCGCTGCCGCTCTGGTGTTGTCGGTGTTGTTGATGGCCGTCGCGTCCGGCTGTGGTTGGCGAGGGGTCAACTCGCTTTCGCTTCCTGGAACCCAGGGAAACGGCCCCGGCTCGTTCGAGATCAAGGCTCAGCTGCCCGACGTGACGAACATCCAGCAGAATTCCCTGGTCCGCGTGGGTGACGTGAACGTAGGCCACATCACCAAAATCGAGCGCCAGGGTTGGCACGCACTGGTGACGATGCGGGTCAACGGCGGCGTCAACCTGCCGGCCAACGCGACCGCCAAGGTGGGCCAGACCAGCCTTCTCGGCTCGCTGCACATCGAGCTGGCGCCGCCGACCGATGTCGCCCCGAAGGGAAGACTCCATGACGGGTCACTCATTCCGCTGTCGTCCGGCTCCACCTACCCGACCACCGAGCAAACGCTGGCCGCGATATCGACTCTGCTCAACGGGGGCGGGCTCGCCCAGGTTCAAGACATCACCAGGGCCTTCAGCACGGCCTTCGCCGGCCGGGAAAAGGACCTCAGGAACCTCATCGAACAACTCGACACGTTCATCGCGCATCTCAACAAACAGACTGACGACATCATCCACGCCACCGACAGTCTCAATAATCTCGTCGGTCAGTTCGCCGATCAGAAGCCGGTGATGGACAGGGCGCTGCGGACGATCCCCGATGCGCTGAGCGTACTCAGGGACGAGCGGGACAACCTGGCACAAGCGGTCGACCAGCTGGGCAGGTTCAGCGCTCTGGCTGCGCAATCAGCCAACCTAACCAAGGACGCCCTGGTCAAGGAGCTTCACCAGCTCGGGCCGGTGCTCGAGTCGCTGGCCAACGCCGGCCCGGCGCTGACCCGCTCATTGAGCTTCTACCTGACCTACCCGTGGCCGAACGAGACGATCGACAACTGGTTCCGCGGCGACTACGCCAACCTCACGCTCATCATCGACCTCACGCTCAGCCGTATCGACTCGGGCATCTTCACCGGCACCCGTTGGGAGGGCAACCTGACCCAGCTGGAGATGCAATGGGGCCGCACGATAGGGCAGATGCCCAGCCCGTATACCGCTGCCAATCCTCTGATCGTCCCCTACCACTTCGATCAGGGTCGCTGA